In Elusimicrobiota bacterium, the genomic window GTCATCACTCGTGGTTGATGGTTATGATATAATGAAAACCATGGGGATACCCTCTAGCCCGATAGTAGGTAAAGTTTTGGATTATTTACTGGAATGCGTGATGGATAATCCCGGGTGTAATAATAAGAAGGAATTGTTAAGATTAGCAAGGGAGTATAAAGTACTAGAGTGAAAGTAAAAACTGATTGGCATATGCATTCCCGCCATTCTTCCTGCGGGAAGCATCCTGCTACAATTGCAGTGCTTGCAAAGGAAGTTACCGCCGCGGGGATCGAGGATTTTGGTGTTACCGACCATATGCACTGGCGGCATCATATTCCTATGATTGCAGCGTGTTATGCTGAATACGTAGCTACAAAAAAACCTTTTTCCATGAGGTTTGGGTTGGAGATATCCGCGTTACGGAAGTTTGACCTTGAACAGTTTGAGAAACTAGGCTGGGTGCCGTCACAGGTTCTGACAAAACCCGCGGGAACTGCAAAAGGTGAGGAGTTGAGAATTTACTGGCCGGAGGAGTTTATTTCAACCCTGAAAATAGATTATTTAATAGGTTCCGCTCATTTCCCGATAGGTGCGCGGGAAGAGACGGATTCGCTTATCAACTGTTATCATAACCAACTTATATTTCTCGCAAGTCAGCCTAAAGTTAATATTATAGGGCATCCCTGGTGCTGGAACTGGCCGTGGTTCAGGGATAAGGATACGTTGTTGTATCATGGCCAGCCATGGCTTGAAGATTTTGCTATCATACCCGTGAATAAACACCTGGAGTTCGCGGGGGTATGCAAAAAAAATGGTAAGGCCATAGAAATTAATGCTAAGGATATAATCCTTAACCGCTGGTATCCCCCGCAATTCAGGGTTAAGTATATGGACTACCTTAAGTTACTGAAACAGGAGGGAGTTACGTTTTCGTTAGGGTCGGACTCTCACCAACCGGGGTATTCCGATGATTTACATAAGATAACCGATGTGTTTGATATATTAGGCCTTAAAGAAAATGATGTATGGATGCACAAAAGATAAAAAATTTAGGTAAAAAGGAGTAAATGTAATATGAAATTTGTTCATGACTGGCACATGCACACACGGCATTCTATGTGCGGGAAACATCGCGGGACTATGTCTGCGGTGTTTAACCAGGCAATGGATGCAGGGATTAGGGAACTCGGGATTACTGACCATTTAAATCATGAGTATTGTGTACCATTAATAAAAGCCTCACGCGCGGAATATGATGCTACACCGAAACCTGATGGATTAATAACACATTTTGCGGTGGAAGTACCCGTCCTGCGCAAGTTTGATGATATATGTTTTCAAAAACACGGGTGGGATAGCAAAACTTTTAGTATACAGGCGACTACTGCTGAAGAAAATGAGTATATGTTCTACCTTACCCCGGAGTTTAAGGAAGAAATGGGGTTTGAGTATGTCATCGGCGGGGCGCATATGATACTTGGTACGCCGCTGGTACGCGAAGAAATGATTAAGTGCTACCACCGGCAGAACATGTTTTGCGCTAGGCATCCGTTAATTGATATCGTAGTGCATCCATGGTGGTGGAACGGCCCGTGGGCGGAAGAGGATAAAAATTATCGAACCTTACCGTGGTTTGATGATTTTAATGTTATCCCTAAATCTATGCATCAGGAATTCGCACGGGCGTGTATCGAGAATAAGAAAGCTGTAGAGATTAACGCACAGGCAATGTTTGTTAACCATAGATACTCTGATAGTTTTAAGAAACAGTATATTGAATACTTACAGTTTATGAAAGAACAGGGTGTAACGTTTTCATTTGGGTCGGACTCTCATTTTGACGGGTATTCCGGGAACCTATGCAAAATTGAGGATATAGTTGAATCCCTGAAGATTGCACCGGATAAAATTTGGTATCTGAAAAAATAGAGAAAGTGAGGTAAACATTGTCTCTTCAACAAGTATGGATTATTGTTGGTGTTGTCTTTTACATGGCAATAATGCTGGGGATCGGGTTCTGGGCAAGCCGGAAAGTTAAAGATACAGCTGATTATATCATCGCTGGGCAAAGGTTATCCTGGGGGTTGTCAATCGGGACAATCTTTGCGACTTGGTTTGGTGCGGAAACTTGTATGGGTTCCGCTACCACAGCGTATAGCAAAGGTATCCTCGGTGTGATCGCTGACCCGTTTGGTGCGGGGTTATGCCTCATTATCTCAGGTGTTTTTTTTGCCGGGCATTTCTATAAACTTAAAATCAAGACAGTAATTGATTTTTTTGAATTACGGTTCAGTAAACGCGTTGGGATGCTGGTCTCTCTCTTCTATGTCCCGGTATATATTGGCTGGATTGGTGCGCAGATGCTTGCATTCGGGACTGTACTTCACGCGTTGACCGGGTTGGGGATAGAACCTGCGATATTTATCAGTGCATTGGTAGTAATTATATACACATACTCCGGCGGGATGTGGGCTGATGCTGTAACGGATTTTGTGCAGATGGGGTTCATAATCGTATGTTTTGGGATAGTGGTTTATAATATATCTTCCACTAATGGCGGGTTAATTAATATTATTCAGCAGATACCGAAGGAAAAATTACACTTTTATCCTCATACTACTAGCGGCCTTGAGTGGATGAAGTATATTGAAGCTTGGATTATCGTTGGGTTTGGTTCGCTTGGCGGGCAGGATTTGGTGTCACGTATAATGTCCGCAAAAAATGTTACAGTTGCAAGGTGGAGTTCTGTCATTGCGGGGATTTTGTATTGGACTGTAGGATTGTTGCCGGTAATGCTTGGGATTGTTGGGTTTATACTTCTTCCTAACTATACTGGTGAGTCTATACTCATAGATCTTAGCATACAATACTTGCCGTTACCACTTGTGGCTTTAATGGTAGGAGGGTTGTTATCCGCTATTATGAGCAGTGTAGATACCGCGATGCTTGCTCCAGCGAGTATTATCGGGAATAATGTTGTGCCGTTCTTCGTGAAAGATGTTGATGATAAAACAAAACTTTTTTGGTGTAAAATTATGGTGCCTATACTCGGGATAGTATCCTTATTTATGGCGTTATATTTCCAGAATATATACGAACTTTGCTTGGAATCATGGACGGTATTGCTCACGTCCTTTACCGCGCCGCTGGCGTTTGGCTTGTTCTGGAAACGTACAACCTCCGCGGGAGTTATCGCAGGTGCAGTGGGCGGATTTATCGCGTGGATTGCCGGAGGATTATTATTTCCGGCGGAATATCCCACAAAACTATTAGGGTTTGTTGTAAGCGTTACGCTTGTGTTTTTGATAAGTTTGATCACTAATGATAGGCAAGGGAATAGCCCCGAAGGTGTATCTGTTCCTGTGACGGAGGGTTGAAGGTGAGAATATATGAGTCGTGCAAGCTTGTAGTTTTACCGGCTGCGATAGTATGTGTGATAACGTTAAATTTGTCTCAAGTAAATGCAGGTGATCCGCTTGATAGCGTCGGCGGGGTGAATACAGAAAATATTGTCAGTCCTTATGCAATGGGTGAGGTTAAGGTAAAAGCTAAAGCATTGGCTGAAGGAGTGTGGAAAGAGTTCCCCGCGGTTACCGCTGATTTGTTAATAAAAGAAGTTGAGGCTGAACCCAATACCATCCTCGATAACTACGGTGGTTTAGTAGGGGATAATGTCTATCCTGCAACCGGGTTTTTTTATACAAAAAAAGTTGGGGAACGGTGGTGGATTATTACTCCCGATGGGAATCCGTTTATCCATATCGGTGTGTGTACCGTTGCACCCGCAAGTTCGGTTAATGCAAAGTCGGAATTCCAGAAGGTATTTGTCACAACACAGGCATGGGCGGAGTATACGGTAACAATGCTGCAACAAAATGGTTTCAATGGCCTTGGTTCATGGTCAAACTACAGTTATCTTCGCAGAGTGGATACCCCGTTGGCGTATACATATAACTGGGCGTTTATGGCAAGGTTTGCAAAAAAGTTGAAGCTTTCAATCACTCAGCCCGGGCATACGGGTTTTCCTAATGACGCGATTTTGTTGTTCCATCCGGGGTTTGAACTTTTTTGCGATGAGCTTGTCCGTGAAAATATAAAATTATTTGATGCTGATCCTTATCTTTTAGGATATTTCACGGATAATGA contains:
- a CDS encoding PHP domain-containing protein, coding for MKFVHDWHMHTRHSMCGKHRGTMSAVFNQAMDAGIRELGITDHLNHEYCVPLIKASRAEYDATPKPDGLITHFAVEVPVLRKFDDICFQKHGWDSKTFSIQATTAEENEYMFYLTPEFKEEMGFEYVIGGAHMILGTPLVREEMIKCYHRQNMFCARHPLIDIVVHPWWWNGPWAEEDKNYRTLPWFDDFNVIPKSMHQEFARACIENKKAVEINAQAMFVNHRYSDSFKKQYIEYLQFMKEQGVTFSFGSDSHFDGYSGNLCKIEDIVESLKIAPDKIWYLKK
- a CDS encoding sodium:solute symporter family protein; translated protein: MAIMLGIGFWASRKVKDTADYIIAGQRLSWGLSIGTIFATWFGAETCMGSATTAYSKGILGVIADPFGAGLCLIISGVFFAGHFYKLKIKTVIDFFELRFSKRVGMLVSLFYVPVYIGWIGAQMLAFGTVLHALTGLGIEPAIFISALVVIIYTYSGGMWADAVTDFVQMGFIIVCFGIVVYNISSTNGGLINIIQQIPKEKLHFYPHTTSGLEWMKYIEAWIIVGFGSLGGQDLVSRIMSAKNVTVARWSSVIAGILYWTVGLLPVMLGIVGFILLPNYTGESILIDLSIQYLPLPLVALMVGGLLSAIMSSVDTAMLAPASIIGNNVVPFFVKDVDDKTKLFWCKIMVPILGIVSLFMALYFQNIYELCLESWTVLLTSFTAPLAFGLFWKRTTSAGVIAGAVGGFIAWIAGGLLFPAEYPTKLLGFVVSVTLVFLISLITNDRQGNSPEGVSVPVTEG
- a CDS encoding agarase, whose product is MRIYESCKLVVLPAAIVCVITLNLSQVNAGDPLDSVGGVNTENIVSPYAMGEVKVKAKALAEGVWKEFPAVTADLLIKEVEAEPNTILDNYGGLVGDNVYPATGFFYTKKVGERWWIITPDGNPFIHIGVCTVAPASSVNAKSEFQKVFVTTQAWAEYTVTMLQQNGFNGLGSWSNYSYLRRVDTPLAYTYNWAFMARFAKKLKLSITQPGHTGFPNDAILLFHPGFELFCDELVRENIKLFDADPYLLGYFTDNELPAPVKMLDGYLALDSSNPDFKPQYDAAWTWLRERKGKQDVSLQDINPEDRTEFMGYIYGKYFEIVTRVIRKYDSKHMIVGARFHTNNKRNPKVFELSGKYLDAISVNYYGRWEPDVTQLRTWESWGGKPVIISEFYVKGGDSGLGNVDGAGWIVPTQDERGIFYQNFVLKLLESKVCVGWHWFRYIDNDPEDPKAPVGSRDSNKGIVDIKYQEYIPLLGRMAQVNRNVYNLVGIIDSELPAQ